One Candidatus Rokuibacteriota bacterium genomic window, GGGCCATCATCAAGCGCCGAGTCCTCGGGCACGAGGACGGGGTGGCGATCCTCGCCGAGGGACTGCTGGAGAAGCTCGACCCGGCCACCCTCGGCGCCGTGGAGCGCGACAGCTACGGCAACGTGCGCCTGGGGGAGCTGGAGCTCGGGCGGATGCTGAAGTCGCACGTGACGGCCAACCTCGCCGCCCGGGGCCTCGCGGTGGGCATCGTGGCCAAGGACCTCGGGTACGAACTCCGCTGCGCCCCGCCGGATGGGTTCGACATCCAGTACTGCCGCAGCCTGGGCTACTGGGCCGTCCGCTTCCTCCTCCAGGGCGGGACCGAGGCCATGGTGACCATCCAGGGCGGCCGCCTCGTGCCCATGGCGTTCCGCGAGATCGTGGACCCCACCACCGGGCGCATCCGCGTGCGCTACGTGGACGTGACGTCCGAGATGTACCGGACTCTCGCGGCCTACATGATCCGCCTGAAGCCGGAGGATCTGGCCGATCCCGAGCGGGTCCGCGCGCTGGCCGCGGCCGCGGCGCTCGGCGAGGCGGAGTTCGTGGCGCGCTTCGGTCCCGTCGTGTCCGGCAGGCCACGGCCCGGATGAGGGGAGGAGGAGACATGAGGGAAGAACTGCTGTCGCCCGAGGAGCTGCAGGCGATCGACGCCTACTGGCGCGCCGCGAACTACCTATCCGTGGGGCAGATCTATCTCCTGGCGAATCCGTTGCTGCGTGAGCCGCTCACGCGCGAGCACGTCAAGCCGCGGCTGCTCGGGCACTGGGGCACCACGCCGGGCCTGAACTTCATCTACGTGCACCTGAATCGTGTCATCAAGCAGCACGACCTCGGCATGATCTTCGTCGCGGGCCCCGGGCACGGCGGTCCGGGGGTGGTTGCGAACACCTACCTCGAGGGCACCTACAGCGAGGTGTACCCCAATGTCTCGCAGGACGCCCCGGGGATGGCAAAGCTCTTCAGGCAGTTCTCGTTCCCCGGGGGGATCCCGAGCCACGTCGCCCCGGAGACGCCGGGGTCGATCCACGAAGGGGGCGAGCTGGGGTACGCCCTCTCCCACGCCTACGGCGCGGCCTTCGACAACCCCGACCTCACCGTGGCCTGCGTGGTGGGGGATGGGGAGGCGGAGACGGGCCCGCTGGCGACAGCCTGGCACTCCAACAAGTTCCTCAACCCGCTCCAAGACGGCGCGGTCCTGCCCATCCTGCACCTGAACGGCTACAAGATCGCCAACCCGACGGTGCTCGCCCGGATCCCTCCCGAGGAGCTGGAGAGCCTCTTTGTCGGATACGGGTACCAGCCCTACGTGGTTGAGGGGTCCGAGCCGGCCGTCATGCACCAGCAGATGGCCGCCACCCTCGACACCGTGATCGCCGAGATCCGGACCCTCCAGCACGGGGCCCGTACGAAGCAGGGGCCCACGCGGCCTCGGTGGCCGATGATCATCCTCCGGACCCCCAAGGGGTGGACGGGCCCGAAGGAGGTCGACGGTCTCAAGACCGAGGGATCGTGGCGCTCGCACCAAGTGCCGCTCGGCGATCTGGCCGGGAAGCCCGAGCATCTCCGCCTCCTCGAGGCCTGGCTGCGGAGCTATCGCCCGGAGGAGCTCTTCGACGAGCGGGGGGCGCTCAGGCCCCACCTCGCCGCGCTGGCGCCGACGGGCCGGCGCCGCATGGGCGCCAACCCGCACGGCAACGGCGGCGTGCTGCTCAAGGAGCTCCGGATGCCGGACTTCCGAGAGTACGCCGTTGAGGTGCCCACGCCCGGGGCCGTGATCGCCGAGGCGACGCGCGCCGTCGGGGGCTTCCTGCGTGACGTCATGCGGCTCAACCAGGACAGGAAGAACTTCCGGGTGTTCGGCCCGGACGAGACGGCCTCGAACAGGCTCTCGGCCCTCTTCGAGGTTA contains:
- a CDS encoding phosphoketolase family protein; its protein translation is MRGGGDMREELLSPEELQAIDAYWRAANYLSVGQIYLLANPLLREPLTREHVKPRLLGHWGTTPGLNFIYVHLNRVIKQHDLGMIFVAGPGHGGPGVVANTYLEGTYSEVYPNVSQDAPGMAKLFRQFSFPGGIPSHVAPETPGSIHEGGELGYALSHAYGAAFDNPDLTVACVVGDGEAETGPLATAWHSNKFLNPLQDGAVLPILHLNGYKIANPTVLARIPPEELESLFVGYGYQPYVVEGSEPAVMHQQMAATLDTVIAEIRTLQHGARTKQGPTRPRWPMIILRTPKGWTGPKEVDGLKTEGSWRSHQVPLGDLAGKPEHLRLLEAWLRSYRPEELFDERGALRPHLAALAPTGRRRMGANPHGNGGVLLKELRMPDFREYAVEVPTPGAVIAEATRAVGGFLRDVMRLNQDRKNFRVFGPDETASNRLSALFEVTDRTWVGERIPEDDHLAPDGRVMEILSEHTCQGWLEGYLLTGRHGFFSCYEAFIHIVDSMFNQHAKWLKVTRQIPWRAPIASLNYLLTSHVWRQDHNGFSHQDPGFIDHVVNKKADVIRVYLPPDANTLLSVTDHCLRSRNYVNVIVAGKQPALQYLDMEAAIRHCTAGIGIWEWASNDRGAEPDVVMACAGDVPTLETLAAVDLLRRHAPDLKIRVINVVNLMKLQPQSEHPHGLPDKEFDTLFTTDKPIIFAFHGYPWLIHRLTYRRTNHKNLHVRGYKEEGTTTTPFDMVVRNDLDRFHLVADVIDRVPKLGAVAAYAKQAIRDKLIEHREYIQGVGEDLPEIRDWAWNQA